The Rhodospirillales bacterium genome contains the following window.
ACGGGGCGCATGCGATCGAGGTTGCCGTCGACACCGAAACCGGCGAGGTCAGCGTGCTCAAAAGCGTCGCCTGCCACGACGTCGGCCAATGCATCAACCCCGCCGCGGTCGAAGGCCAGATCGAGGGCGGCGCGGCGCAGGGCCAGGGCTACGCCCTCTCCGAGGAAATGATCTACCGCGACGGCCGGCTGATGACGCCGTCCTTCAGCGAATACCTGATCCCGACCGCCATGGACGTGCCGGTGGTCAAGTCGATCATCCTGGAATCGCGGAGCGGCCTTGGCCCGTTCGGCGCCAAGGGGATCGGCGAGCCGGCGCTGACCCCGGTCGCGCCCGCGATCGCCAACGCGGTCGCCGACGCCATCGGCCAAAGGATTTTCGATCTGCCGATCACGCCCGAAAAAATCGTGCGGGCGCTGAACGGTATCTAGCTTGCCGTAAAAGGTGCCGGCGGCGCCTGACGAACGAAATCCCGCCGAAGAGCGATCCACTTGAACGCGTCAACCAGAGGAGGACTTCATGATTGCCCGTAGAAGGTTGTTAATTCTGTCAGCCGCGGCCGCAGCCGGCGCCCTCGCCCTGCCCACCGGTTCCTACGCCCAACAAAAGACCATCAAGATCGGGTTCATCGGCCCGCTCAGCGGCGGCAATGCCCACCACGGGCTCGCCGCGCGCAATGGCTACCAGCTCGCGGTGCGCCAAGCCAACGCCGCCAACCTGCCGTTCAAGATCGAGCCGGTCATTCTCGACGACGCATCCGATCCGCCGACCGGCGTCAATGCGGCGACCAAGCTGGTGAACGACCCCGCCGTGGTCGCCGCCATCGGCCACTGGAACAGCCCGGTCGCGCTGGCGACCACCCCGGTGTTCAACCGCTCCGGCGTGCCGTTTATCGTCTGGGGCGCCATCAGCCCGCGCGTCACCGAACAGAACCTGCCCTTCGTCACCCGGGTCACGCCGACGCTGACCGCCGAAAACGCTCCCCTCGCCGAAACGATCGCCAAGAATCTGAATGTTAAGACCCTGGTGATCGTGTCCGATACCAGCGACTACGGCAAGCAGAACACCGTCTCGTTCACCGATCTGTTTGGCAAAGCCGGCGGCAAAATCGTCGCCGCCGACGCGGCCCCGGTCGGCACCACCGATTTCCGCCCGATGCTGACCAAGCTCAAGGCCGCCAACGCCCAAGGGCTCTACTTCGGCGGGGTCGTCACCGAGGCCGGCATCGTGCGCAAGCAGATGAAGGAAGTCGGCATGAACGTTCCGATGTACGGCATTTCCGGCATCTATGATCCGAAGGTGATCGAGATCGCCGGCGACGCCGCGGAAGGCACCATCGCCGGCGTGCGCGAGGCGCAGAAAAACCCGAAACACGACGCCATGATCAAGGCCTACGAAGCGGAGAAGTTCGCCGAGCCGCATTCGCACTATACGGCGTTCGCCTACGACGCGATCGGCATCCTGCTCGACGTGATGAAAAAGCACGGCACCACGGACAAAGCGGCGATCGCCAAGGCCGTCCGCGCCATCAAATACGACGGCGTGCTGGGCACGACCACGTTCGATTCCAACGGCCAGACCGAGGTGTCGGTCGCCATTTCGCTCTACGTCGTCAAGGGCGGAAAGTGGACGAAGATGTGACCGGCGATCATCGCTAGACGACGTCGGACGCGCTACAGTCCCGGGCGCGGGCCCTCGCCCGCGCCCGGGAAAATGTTGAATCCGAACGGGAGTTTCCGGTGGAACAGGTCATCCAACAGATCGTCAACTGGCTCGCGCTCGGCGCCATTTACGCGCTGCTCGCCATCGGTTTCAGCCTGCTGTTCGGGGTGCTCAACGTCATTCAGTTTTCCCACGGCGACGTCGGCCTGGTGGCGCCGTTCGTCGCCATCGCCTGCCTGTCGGCGGCGTCGGCGCTGGTGCCCGGGGCCGGCCTGTTCGTCGCCGTCCTGATCTCGATACTCGCCGTCGGAGTCCTCGGCATCCTGCTCGACCGGGTCATGATCCGACGATTCCGCACCGCGCCGCCGATGATGGCGCTGGTCGCCACCGTCGCGCTCGGCATCGTGCTGCGCGAACTGATCCGGCTGGTGTATCCGGACGGCTCGAACCCCCATCCCTTTCCGGTGCTGATCGAAGGCAACGCGGCCGTCATCGGCGGCGTGAACGTCTCGTGGCTGGTGGTGTCGATGCTGGCCGTGACCGTGCTGATGGTCGCGGCGCTGACCCTCTTTCTCCATCGCACCACCCTCGGCATGCATATCCGCGCCGTGTCGCAGGACCTCGACATGGCGCGCATGCTCGCCATCAACCCCAACCGCATTTTCCAGGCGACGTTCTTCATCGCCTCGGCGACCGGCGCCGTCGCCGGGGTTTTTTACGCCAGTTACATCGGCCTGATGCGGTTCGATCTCGGCATCATCGCCGGGCTGCTCGGCTTTTCGGCGGCGGTGATCGGCGGCCTCGGCAACATGACCGGCGCCATCGTCGGCAGCCTGGTGCTGGCCGCGCTCGACACCCTGGTCCAGGCGGTGATGCCCGACGGCACCGCCTACCGCCTGGTGGTCGCCTTCCTGCTGGTGCTCGTGGTTCTCGTCTTCCGCCCCGCCGGGCTGCTCGGCCGGACGGTCCCGGAAAAAGTGTGACCCCCCATGCGCGCGCAACTCCTCGTCGCCGCCGTCAGCCTCGGAATCGCCGCGTTCCTGTGGGCGTTCATGGTGGCCAACGACCCGTTCCTGGTGGCGATCCTGCTGGCCGCCCTCGGCGTCGTCTTCTGGGCGCTGGAACGTTTTCCGCGACTTGAAACCGCGGTGATCGACTCGTTCCGCCAGGCGCGCTGGACCGCGTCCGCCGTCTGGCTGGCGATCGTCCTGCTGTTTCCGTTCCTGTTCGGCCAGAACGCCTACTACTCGCACCTGCTGGTGCTCTCGCTGATCTATTCGGTGCTCGGCATCGCCCTCAACTTCCAACTCGGTTCCGCCAACATTCCCAATTTCGCGACCGGCGCCACCTACGGCATCGGCGCCTATTGCTCGGCCCTGCTCGCGCTCAATTGGGGCTGGAGCTTCTGGCTGACGCTGCCGGTCGCGGCCTTCGCGGCGACCGTGTTCGGGTTCGTCCTCGGCCTGCCGTCCATGCGCACGCGCGACGCGTATCTCGCGCTGGTGACCATCGCCTGCGGCGTCATCATCCATCAGCTGCTCAACAATTTCGAATGGACCGGCGGCGCCCAGGGATTGATCGGCATTCCGGCGCCGAGCCTGTTCGGCTACAGCTTCGCCCAGCCGCTGAGGATTTTCGGCTTCACCCTGCCGTTCCAGGTCCACTTCTACTACCTGTCGCTGGCGCTGCTGGCGCTCGCCGTCGTCGTCGCCAACCGGCTCCACCATTCGCGCATCGGGCTCGCGTGGAACGCGCTCCGCGCCGACGAGGTGGCGGCGCGCTCGGTCGGCATCAACGTCGTCTGGTACAAGGTGCTGGCGTTCGCGGTCGACGCCTTCCTGGCCGCGTTCGCCGGCGTCGTTTACGCCTTCTACATCAGCTACATCTCGCCCGATAATTTCACCTTCCTGGTGTCGGTGACCTTGATGACCATGGTCATCGTCGGCGGCATGGACAACATCGTCGGCGTGATCGTCGGCGCCTTCCTGCTCACCCTGCTGCCGGAAAAACTGCGCGCCTATTCCGACTATCGCCTGCTGTTCTACGGCGTGGTGGTGATCGCCTTCCTGATGATCCGTCCCCAGGGGCTGCTGCCGCAGCGGCTGCGCAATTACGAGATCAGGTGATGAGCGGCGCGCTGTTGTCCATCCGGGAACTGACCATCCGGTTCGGCGGCCTCGTCGCCCTCGACCGGGTCGACATCGAGGTCGAGCGCGGCGAGATCGTCGCCGTGATCGGCCCCAACGGCGCCGGCAAGTCGACCCTGTTCAACGTCGTCACCGGCATCTACAGGCCGACCGAGGGGCATATCCGATTCGACGGCGACGACATTACCGGCTGGCCGACCCACGATATCGTCGCCCGCGGCGTCGCGCGCACGTTCCAGGCGAGCCGGTTGTTTTCGGACCTGTCGGTGCTCGACAACGTGGTCATCGGCCTGCACACCCGCACCGTCACCTCGGTGATCGAGGCGTTGCTGCTGCCGTCGCGTTCGCGCCGCGAATTGGCCCGCGCCGCCGAGATCGCGACCGGGCTCTTGAAACGGGTCGGCGGGGATTTGTACGACCAGCGTTTCCGCTACGCCCGCGAACTGGCCCAGGCCGACCGGCGGCGGCTCGAGATCGCGCGCGCGCTGGCGTCCGAACCCAAGTTGCTGCTGCTCGACGAGCCGACCGCCGGCATGGACGACCGCGACACCGACGCGCTGATCGCCGACATCCGCAAGGTGAAAAGCGAAAGCCCGGACCTGACCATTATCGTGGTCGAACACGACATGCGGCTGGTGGCGACGCTGCCCGGCCGGGTGGTGGTGTTCGACTACGGCCGCAAGATCGCGGACGCGCCGTTCGCCGAGGTCCGGCAGAACCGCCGCGTCCAGGAAGCCTATCTCGGGAGCGCGCAGCCGTGAGCGTCGAACTGGCCGGAGTTTCGACCAATTACGGTTCGGTGCCGATGCTGCGCGAGATCGATCTCCGCGTCGGCGAGGGCGAGATCGTCTGCGTGCTCGGCCCCAACGGCGCGGGCAAGACCACCCTGTTCAAGGTTTTCGCCGGCCTGATCGCGCCGGTCGCGGGGACCGCGCGTGTCATGAACGCCGACGTCGCCCGGACCGGCACCGAGCGCATTCCCCGCCTCGGCGTCGGCTTCGTGCCGGAAGGCCGGCGGCTGTTTCCGCAGCTGACGGTCGCCGAGAACATCCGGCTCGGCTACGACGCGGTGCGGCCGGGCGGCGGCGACCTCGACGAACGGCTGGCGGCGGTCGGGCGGATTTTCCCGCGCGTCGCCGAACGGCTCGGCCAGATGGCGGGAACGCTCTCGGGCGGCGAGCAATCGATGGTGGCGCTGGCGCGCGCGCTGATCGGCCGGCCCAGGCTCGTGATCATGGACGAGCCCTCGCTCGGGCTTTCGCCCAAGCTGATCCGGGAGTATTTCGAGGTGCTGCGGACGGTCCACCGCGAGGGCACCACGGTGCTGCTGATCGAGCAGAACGCGGAAATGGCGCTCCGCGTCGCCGCCCGCGGCTACGTGCTGGCGCGCGGCAGGATCGTCGCCGCCGACCATTGCGAGGCGCTGCGCGCCTCCAGCGTGGTGCGCAATCTGTATTTCAGTTGACGGGCGCGTTCGCCGCCGAGCGAAAGCCCTGCAAGCGCTCGAAGTGCGGGGCTTGCCCTCCGGGGGATCGCTTCGAGCTCCGCTAGGGCATGTCCCGATTAAACGAAATCGTCACCCCCGCGCCAGCGGGGGTCCAGGATTTTGAAAAAACTGGATTCCCGCATTCGCGGGAATGACAGAATGGAGATATCGAGTCGGGATCGACTCTAAAGCAAAACGGCCTGGGGT
Protein-coding sequences here:
- a CDS encoding branched-chain amino acid ABC transporter substrate-binding protein codes for the protein MIARRRLLILSAAAAAGALALPTGSYAQQKTIKIGFIGPLSGGNAHHGLAARNGYQLAVRQANAANLPFKIEPVILDDASDPPTGVNAATKLVNDPAVVAAIGHWNSPVALATTPVFNRSGVPFIVWGAISPRVTEQNLPFVTRVTPTLTAENAPLAETIAKNLNVKTLVIVSDTSDYGKQNTVSFTDLFGKAGGKIVAADAAPVGTTDFRPMLTKLKAANAQGLYFGGVVTEAGIVRKQMKEVGMNVPMYGISGIYDPKVIEIAGDAAEGTIAGVREAQKNPKHDAMIKAYEAEKFAEPHSHYTAFAYDAIGILLDVMKKHGTTDKAAIAKAVRAIKYDGVLGTTTFDSNGQTEVSVAISLYVVKGGKWTKM
- a CDS encoding branched-chain amino acid ABC transporter permease gives rise to the protein MEQVIQQIVNWLALGAIYALLAIGFSLLFGVLNVIQFSHGDVGLVAPFVAIACLSAASALVPGAGLFVAVLISILAVGVLGILLDRVMIRRFRTAPPMMALVATVALGIVLRELIRLVYPDGSNPHPFPVLIEGNAAVIGGVNVSWLVVSMLAVTVLMVAALTLFLHRTTLGMHIRAVSQDLDMARMLAINPNRIFQATFFIASATGAVAGVFYASYIGLMRFDLGIIAGLLGFSAAVIGGLGNMTGAIVGSLVLAALDTLVQAVMPDGTAYRLVVAFLLVLVVLVFRPAGLLGRTVPEKV
- a CDS encoding branched-chain amino acid ABC transporter permease, whose amino-acid sequence is MRAQLLVAAVSLGIAAFLWAFMVANDPFLVAILLAALGVVFWALERFPRLETAVIDSFRQARWTASAVWLAIVLLFPFLFGQNAYYSHLLVLSLIYSVLGIALNFQLGSANIPNFATGATYGIGAYCSALLALNWGWSFWLTLPVAAFAATVFGFVLGLPSMRTRDAYLALVTIACGVIIHQLLNNFEWTGGAQGLIGIPAPSLFGYSFAQPLRIFGFTLPFQVHFYYLSLALLALAVVVANRLHHSRIGLAWNALRADEVAARSVGINVVWYKVLAFAVDAFLAAFAGVVYAFYISYISPDNFTFLVSVTLMTMVIVGGMDNIVGVIVGAFLLTLLPEKLRAYSDYRLLFYGVVVIAFLMIRPQGLLPQRLRNYEIR
- a CDS encoding ABC transporter ATP-binding protein is translated as MSGALLSIRELTIRFGGLVALDRVDIEVERGEIVAVIGPNGAGKSTLFNVVTGIYRPTEGHIRFDGDDITGWPTHDIVARGVARTFQASRLFSDLSVLDNVVIGLHTRTVTSVIEALLLPSRSRRELARAAEIATGLLKRVGGDLYDQRFRYARELAQADRRRLEIARALASEPKLLLLDEPTAGMDDRDTDALIADIRKVKSESPDLTIIVVEHDMRLVATLPGRVVVFDYGRKIADAPFAEVRQNRRVQEAYLGSAQP
- a CDS encoding ABC transporter ATP-binding protein, encoding MLREIDLRVGEGEIVCVLGPNGAGKTTLFKVFAGLIAPVAGTARVMNADVARTGTERIPRLGVGFVPEGRRLFPQLTVAENIRLGYDAVRPGGGDLDERLAAVGRIFPRVAERLGQMAGTLSGGEQSMVALARALIGRPRLVIMDEPSLGLSPKLIREYFEVLRTVHREGTTVLLIEQNAEMALRVAARGYVLARGRIVAADHCEALRASSVVRNLYFS